The genomic interval GTTTCAATCGGTGTCGACGCGAAGTGCAGGGTTACAAACATTTGACGTGTCACAGTTTTCAGATGCGACAAACCTTTTGATGGGGGGGCTTATGTTTATTGGTTCCTCACCAAGTTCTGTAGGTGGCGGCATACGAACGACGACTTTCGCAATTATTATCCTGTTTGTTATTAACTACAAACCGAACGCTGAAAAGTCATCTATTAAAGTATTTAATCGTGAAATTCATAATCAAGATATTCAACGTTCATTTGCAGTATTTTGTATTGCGATTGTGATGACATTTGTGGGTACATTTATCATCATGTTAAACGAAGGCCATCATATCGATTTTATTAAAATTTATTTTGAAATTATGTCCGCATTCGGAACGTGTGGTTTATCGACGGGAATTACTTCGGAACTCGGCAGTGTTTCAAAAGTCGTCTTGATGATTTTAATGTTTATCGGACGTGTAGGCTTGATTTCCTTTATTATTATGATGAGTGGCAATCGTGAACCAGCCAAGTATCATTTTCCGAAAGAACGCATTCAAATTGGCTAAAATAGAAAGGAGAAGTGTTGGGGAATCCCAGCTCTTCTCCTATTTTTTACGGGGATGTGGAAGATAGCGTGTGGGCATGTTTTGTATGACACGACTGAGAAGATGCATAGCCAAATGCAACATTCAGCAAATAGAAAAAGAGACATCATCAACCGAATAAAGAAAGCCATAGCCTGTTTTGAAAACTGACAGGTTATGGCTTTTTAAAATGTGTTATTAAAATTATTGATCGATGTGCTGTTTAATATGTTGCGTCACTTCAACCCAACCGCGCCATCCGATATGGACAGCATCACTCATGTAATAAGAATCATAGTCGTGATGTGATAAATCCACAACATGACCGTGGTGGTCTTCAATAGTTTTGACGATCTTTTCATTGACCGCTGCACGTCTGTTACGTGGAAGATCAATGTGGTCGTACCATTTACCATTGACAGGAATTAACACGTATTGCACATCCGCACCTGCAGCATTGAGTGTATCAACTAAAAGTGATAAATCATCATACTCAACAGATTTTAAGCGGAACTCGTGGTCACGGCTCACAGACTTTTTATGCTTTAACTTTTTCCAATACTCATCCTTGATTTGGTAAGGGTTAGACTGACTGTGATGCGCCCCATATTGATGCGCTTCTTTGTCTAATGCTTTCCAATTCAATGGTTGTTTTTGACTTTTATCAAACAGTCTCGGCAATTTACCTTGATGATGGAACGGTAAATAACTCTTCAATGCTTCCATTTTCTCAAGATGATTCGCATAAAGTGGGTTTAAGAAATGTCCATCTGCTTCATGTGACTTTGCAAAGTGTTTTAAAAAGTCGTTCTGCTTGTTGTCTTTAAAATGCAATAAACGTTTAGCTAAGCGTGTTTTAATATCGTTAGAAATATTTGAGTTATTGAATATACTATTAATTTGTAACTGAGAAGCACGACCTTGGTAATTCTCTTCAGTTAAGCCATGTCTCGTAAACCATTGTGGTGATACAATGACCGTCATCTTTTTATTTTTTAAATGGTCATATTGAGCACCTAACGTCATTAACTGAATTAAATCCGTGGAACCCCCAGTACCCACATAAAAAAGATTTTTCGTGTGCCCCTTTAACAAGATGGCAGGTTGAAATGGATCTTCTTTATTAAGCTCACTTGAACCATAAACTGGGTAGTAATCAGGGTCCTTAATCATAGCTTCTTGTACATACTGGCCTTTTAACATATCACTATCTGTTGACACTTGATAATTTGGAAGTTGGTTTCCGATATGTGGTGGCACAAACCATTTTGCTGGTAATATGATAAAAATACCGAATAATAGAATACTCGCCAAAAAAGCAATGATGTAAGGTTGTTTTAGTTTCATTGTAATTTTGCCAATTCGTTAATGATTTGATTTGGCGTACCCCAATCTTCTCTATTAAAGTCCATAATTGGTACTTCTATATCAAGTTCGTCTTGAAACGCAACTAATAATTGTACAGATTGCATTGAATCCATAATCCCCTCATCAAAAATATGAATATCTGGATTTGATTTCACAATATCATCATCGGCAACTTCTGCAATAATATCTAAAACTTTTTCGTTAAATTCCATAAAACTCTCTCCTTAAATTAATTGTCCTGAAAAGATTAAAAAGCCAAAAGCGACACAGTGGAAGGTGATAACGATGCTCAGTGCGTTAATCACCGGATGATCCCACTTACCAAAACGCTTTTTACGCCATTTTTCATAGTGGTTATACAAAAAGAATAACAACGCGTGATACAAACCATACGCGACATAAAACCATTCAAAACCGTGCCAAAGTCCCATAATACCGAAATTAAGTAAGAAGGCAAGGTTAGACACATGGAAGTTTGATTTAATATATTTTTTCTTAGTCATAAAGAAAATAAAACGCATGTAAATACAATCACGGAACCAGAACGATAGACTCATGTGCCATCTGTTCCAGAAATCTTTAATATTTTTTGCTCTAAATGGTTGGTTAAAGTTAATAGGTGTTTCAATACCGTACAAGTAACTCAATGCAATAGCGAATAAGCTGTAACCTGCAAAGTCAAAGAACAGGTAAAAACTATAGCCATACATGTATATCACGTAATCGCCAAACGAATCGAGGTGACCTGTATAAGGTGTCACAAAATACTGTTGGACGAAATGCGCAATGATGTATTTGTAAAGTAAACCTATCATAATGTAATGAATCGCTTTGCCAAGTAGTTGTGAATACTTATCCATGGCGATGTCTTTATCGTAATCTTTCACAAAACGACGATAGCGATCAATCGGACCAGAAGAAATCGTAGGGAAGAACGTAATGAATTGTACGAGCTTTTTCACATCTACAGTTTGCTTTAATGTGCCGTCATGAATTTCCATGATCAGTTGAACACTTTTGAACATAATGTATGAAATACCGAGGAAACCGAACAGTTCCACGATTTTTGAGCTGTGCAAGTGAAGCTGTCCAGAGCCTAGCCACGAACTTTGTAGGAGTTTGACCATAAAGAGTGGCAAGATAGACAGAATCATCGTTGTAATGTAAAGCGGGGTGGAGCGCTTGTTTGCTCTTAGTCGCTCGAACCCTTTAATAATCATCGTTTGCCAAATAATGTATAAAACAAGGCTCAGTAAATGATAACTTAAATATTTGATGCCGAAAAAGTTGTGTTGATCGTCAGCAAATATGACGACAATCATAATCAATGTACTGATCAAGTTGTAAGCTTTAGATCTTTTGCCTAACAACCCAAGTATGATCACAGGTAACAGCACAATGAGCGCAATCGCAAAAAAGTGAAAGCTACTATATGGGATCATGATTGATATACCTCGTTAATTCGTTTGCGGTCGAGCT from Staphylococcus sp. MI 10-1553 carries:
- the dltB gene encoding D-alanyl-lipoteichoic acid biosynthesis protein DltB — translated: MIPYSSFHFFAIALIVLLPVIILGLLGKRSKAYNLISTLIMIVVIFADDQHNFFGIKYLSYHLLSLVLYIIWQTMIIKGFERLRANKRSTPLYITTMILSILPLFMVKLLQSSWLGSGQLHLHSSKIVELFGFLGISYIMFKSVQLIMEIHDGTLKQTVDVKKLVQFITFFPTISSGPIDRYRRFVKDYDKDIAMDKYSQLLGKAIHYIMIGLLYKYIIAHFVQQYFVTPYTGHLDSFGDYVIYMYGYSFYLFFDFAGYSLFAIALSYLYGIETPINFNQPFRAKNIKDFWNRWHMSLSFWFRDCIYMRFIFFMTKKKYIKSNFHVSNLAFLLNFGIMGLWHGFEWFYVAYGLYHALLFFLYNHYEKWRKKRFGKWDHPVINALSIVITFHCVAFGFLIFSGQLI
- the dltD gene encoding D-alanyl-lipoteichoic acid biosynthesis protein DltD → MKLKQPYIIAFLASILLFGIFIILPAKWFVPPHIGNQLPNYQVSTDSDMLKGQYVQEAMIKDPDYYPVYGSSELNKEDPFQPAILLKGHTKNLFYVGTGGSTDLIQLMTLGAQYDHLKNKKMTVIVSPQWFTRHGLTEENYQGRASQLQINSIFNNSNISNDIKTRLAKRLLHFKDNKQNDFLKHFAKSHEADGHFLNPLYANHLEKMEALKSYLPFHHQGKLPRLFDKSQKQPLNWKALDKEAHQYGAHHSQSNPYQIKDEYWKKLKHKKSVSRDHEFRLKSVEYDDLSLLVDTLNAAGADVQYVLIPVNGKWYDHIDLPRNRRAAVNEKIVKTIEDHHGHVVDLSHHDYDSYYMSDAVHIGWRGWVEVTQHIKQHIDQ
- the dltC gene encoding D-alanine--poly(phosphoribitol) ligase subunit DltC, whose amino-acid sequence is MEFNEKVLDIIAEVADDDIVKSNPDIHIFDEGIMDSMQSVQLLVAFQDELDIEVPIMDFNREDWGTPNQIINELAKLQ